The segment GCCAGCCAAGTCCAAGACATTCCAAAACTgaccaatttggtccctaaaacCAACTCAATCCCTAAACATTGTTAGGCCCATTAATCATTTTTCTCAATTGTCTTAGGGACCAAGTTGggtttaggaaccaaattgatcAGTTTTGAAATGTCTTGGACATAATTGGCATTAACCAAAACCTCAAGGTATGTTAATGGAATTTACCCTAATATCTTTcggtatattttatttatttttaagcatattttattattattttaagttttcaaaataaataacaactatcaaaatctttaaaatcataggaatttttaaaaaattaaaaatatatacatatttaaaaacatatctaaaatAACAGGAAtttaatatatgtgtgtgtgtgcgcgcgcgctTTTTCCTCCCAACACTTTGAAGACACACATGCAAGTGTCCCCAGCATGTCAATGCTTCTTAGCTCTACCTAATACCTTATGATGATAAATTTATGCCTTAGGCAGTGAAGTAAAAGTGTCAACAATATCCAAACTAAAGTTCATCAATCTTAAAGTAACAAATAAGCTAATAAATTTGTAACATTGAATCCAACAAATTCTTCTCATATTCTTGAACATCATAAGATTTAATAGCAGAAAAGATATCTAATGATTGGAAAATTAGCAGAGAAATGAAAGGATTCATCAGTCTTGTTCAGCATATTTTCTCAGATCAAACTTAAAGTTGAGGGAAGTTGGAAGAATATGCCAAGTAAGGTCAATCCTTCATATAGAAGGCCtcttataaagaaaatgaattgaAGGTAGTAGTAAATGTAAAATGCCACAACAAGAttagatttatcaaaaaatgcaaatacatTCCTGGAAACACTTTCAATAAGAATCAGCAGACTACACAGGCAtgtgctttattattttcaatttcaattttcagaCTTAAGATTTAAGTATAACAGTTACCTTTGAAATCATTGTTGAAATCATTGCTTCATCTGTAGAATTAAGACTttgagatcttccaaaaacTAAACTGCACAACTCATGATATTGCTCTGAGATAGCAAGGGAATAATACGAAACATGCATGAAATGTTCAATTAGACAATTCCATCTGCTTGCAATGCATCCAAGTAACAAGAGCTCCTGGTTCAAGAAAACAACATGAATACATATAATAAGGAAATCACTTTCtgaaaaatattctcttgaaGGTTCAATCCATTTAATAAGTCTTGAAACAAACTGTTCATATAAAACCATATATGACCAAAATTAAGCTTGGCCAAGCAGAGTAGCAGTCCCACAAggaaccaaaaaatattttaattaatcaaaCTCAGTTCATATCTAAGAGAAAGGTTTGATATCTTAAGCAAGGGGTACATAGATGAAAAACCCCACAGATTGACCTTAGCTGCACAATTAATTCTAAATTTTCAATTACAACAATGTTTTACCCCatagtttcaaaaatattacACTTTGAACCCCTAGTTGTAGTAACTAAAAGTAAAAGAAACCTAGAAAATACCTAGGGCCCTATTTAGGACTAAAATTACTTCCATGTAGATCATAGGTGTCCTTTGACACCAAAAAAGATCATAAAACGATGCACTCCTGTGTAAAAGATCCTAACAAATACACATAGTATAATGGAGATCTATCAATTAGCGGTTTTTCTTACATCGTTTTCAAAACACTGCTTAACATTCAcatgaaaaaattttattgccCAGATACGTCTCAAGTATTACCTgggtttttttcccccttctagTTAACAAAGACAAAGACTTGCTAAGGGTCTAAATTGAAAGAATTTTAAAACTACAGGGTAAACATTGATGCAATTAAAATTTCAGGATTCTATTTGACACTGATGTAAACTTTAAAGTTTATTATGTGATTATGTCGAacgaaaatattttccattccAATGCACTGAAATTGAAACATAAAACTTCAAGATATGGCTTGATTCCCATAACTTAGGCCAAGAGCAACACTTCAAAAATAGGGTTCCATACTTTTCTAATAGTAAGGTAAGCACTTAgcatttaaagtttaaacactTTTGCTCTCTCTAATAACTCATAGATCACAGAATCCATCACAGCATTATAGATTAGCATCAAACATAAaggtgagagagagacagagacagagacagaatTTAATGTTCTCGCTCCTAATAAACCTAAATGAAGATAGTTTGTACTGTAGCTGACTACTTTGATCACTAATACATAACGGATGAAAACCTGTAGAATAGTAACTTTTTTCATGTCTTATAGGAAGCTCAAAACGCATGCACCCTAAGGTACCTAATTGTGTAGCCTTAAAAGCCAACCTAGGGACCAATAGTACCTAGATGCATCTGTGAGCAATTTTACATGATTGCTAGTAATAAATTGAAGTATGATTGTGCAAGCAAAAATGAGACTTGTAGAGGTATAGGAACCTCAAAAGACAAGCACCACAATTACCcatacttcaattttttttcttttttgttttatattggtAAGTTGCAAACGTACCCAAtgggttttgaacccacaacctcaccctgcACCTTACTCTTACAAGGAGAGGAGataccatttgagctagagctcattggtgTCGATGATTAGCAATTTTAGAATCATTTCTAGATTCTTTCTTTCCTCAGCCATGCAATATATTGAGAAGTCCATTGTGCTTTCTGGTGCATCTACATATCAAGCATACATATATGTTTATGTGCTTGTGCTTGTGCTTGGGCATTTTCACTCAATATGGATTCATACAGATGAGGAGGATAGAATGCTTTGGAGCCTAGGTAAGGAGTTGACAGATGCTTTAGTGTCAGGTCTTTTTACAAGGTGTTGAGAGACAGGCTACTTGGATTTCCCCTGGAAAGCTATTTGGCAGGTTAAAATCCTGAGCATGGTtgcttttttttgtgtgggctGCAACATGGGGGAAAGTACTTACTATAGATAAATTAGTGAAAAGTGGCATAATGTTGGAGAATAAATGAGTtgtgtgaaaatagtgaagaaacTATAGATCATTTGTTGTGACATTGTCCTCTGGCAATGGGGTTATGGAACTTCATCTTACAACCTTTTGGAGTAACTTGGGTCGTGCCTATGACATTGTAAGAAATGTTACAAGTATGGCGACGGCAACCAAAATCATTCAGACATAGGGTATGGACTATGGAATGCGGTTCCAAGAGGTTTAATGAGGTTTGATTGGAGGGAGCATAATAGGAGAATTTTTTAAGACAAAAGTAGCCTCTACCCCTAAGATTCACTTGCAATTTATAACTTCACTTGTTCACTGGACATCTGTAGAGCCAAATAGACCTTCTACCCTCCATTactttataaaatttgtttgtgtAATTTTATTTGAACTAAGGGTATGTGACCGGTGTACCCCTTAGATTCTTTGTTcaattttcaattcttttttaataagatatttttattacctataaaaaaataaaaataaaaatcatgcaAAGTTGCAAACAATatgaagacaaaaaataaacctTTTAACAAATATTCATTAAACTATGGCAAATATGTCactgtaatttatttattgaaattaaccGACTTACAATTGTTTCACTAAAACCATTATCACTGCTTTTGGCTGAAACATTCAGTCCCTGAAAAACTTGTATCCACTGAACCTTAGGAGCAGAAAATATCAAGCTGGCACCTGAGACTAATCTAACAGTTCTCTTATCAAGAAAATATGAGAGATTTCTTGATTTCCAGTGATTCCATGTGATAAACTCCAGTAATGGTTCTACATTCCTGGGGAGAAAAAGGCCAAATACATTCATTCAGGCCAAGCAACaattaatcctaaaatttatcCTCATTCGAGTtcaattttcatgaaaaaattcaacaaactgCATACCAGTAGACAAGTTGGTTAGCAcaccagaaaaataaaataaaactcacatTAGTCTGAAATAGAATTGGCCATTATACTAATCATCGGAACTTAAAGAGCCAATTTCTTTTGTATCAGTGATTCAGTCTCAAAACCTTTGTCTGAAAGAATAATGCCATATTAAGGTTGCACTATGTGCCATATTCAGTCTCTAAACCTTTGTCTGGTTATATTCAGTAGTTATcgttttttctcaaaaatgaaTATAAACACAACTCTGAGTCAAAACTGCTAAAATGGCAGGTCAATGAGCTCCCAAGTGAATCAAGGGTTTTAGCATTCTCAGAAAATGGTAAATATAATGGAAACAAACATATAACATCTCTGAGTTCAGCATCAACTATGCTATTAGTGTCTATCATTGAGGAAAACTAGGTCTTATGATGcaaaaaccaagaaacaagtaaacattgaaatttattttctcaggACAGATGATGGTGGCAACAGTAGAAGCATAGATTTTATCACCTTTTATGCCTAGAAAATAGTACCCATAGCCAACATTCAGTGATATTAATGAGAATAAGCATGATCTACATTCAATATGTCCATGAATAGCAAATGCAACAGTAGCTATATCtgaacatttattttttaatgacagCCCAGAAATTTCTGATTATGCATAGTGTTCTGCCCTGCTAAACCAAGATCCAATACATAAGTAAACATTTGTTACAACCAGATCAACTGCCAACATATTAAACTCCAATAAAAAATCTTCATCTATGATAACCCCAAGAAGAAAaggagggagggggggggggaatgggGGGATGAAGATACAGCAAAGCAAAATCTTTCTTTAAAGTGGTTATTTAAGAATTTATTTGATGCAGAACAGAAAATTGACTTTTTGTCTAATGAATTGACACTTGCAATAATCACATTGATTAATAAGTAACTAGGCACCCGAaccatataaaattttatgacATTTTGTAGACTTcatagcaacaacaacaacaacaaaatgttTACTATGTTGGAGCTTTTTCATTCCTTACTTATAAACAACAAAGATACAACTTACGTTGGAGCTTTTTCATGCTTTAGTTGTTCATTGAGTAACTTATTGTCAGACTCACTGTTATGTCTTATGGTGTTCAAAATAATATCTAAGCCTGTCTCTACTGCTGATATGCAAGACACTGCACACTTCCTCTTCAAAATCTCTTGCAGAGCATACTTTGTAAGATCATCACCAATgcttttttcattcttcttaATTGGAGCCATTTCCCGAGATGAAATAACTGAATCCTTCAAAAAATCCTTCTCATCTGGAACTGAAATAAGTGAACTATTCTGCAGAGTCAATTTCTTCAGATATGCATTTAGGCAATCATGCTCCGTTTCTAATAGCTCATCAAGCTCCATCTCAATAACTGCAGTCAGAAACTCTCTGAGATGTGCAACCCTCAAAGGTAAAGTATGGACAAGATGTTCTAATACATATCCACGCGCCTTAGCAAGAGTAGTAGATGATAAATGTGCAAGACCCTTATATAACAAAGCAATCACGTAGAATTTGTTAGaagtaataattaattttaaaatcaaggtacataaacaaaacACCATCCACAACCTGAGGGAAAGACGCATCAGAAGTCATTTCAGATAGAGCTGCATCAAGTTCCTCCACCGAGTCTTGGTAAGCATCTGAGCCACTCAAACGGCTAAACAcctagacatttttttttttttttgggattgttAAGAACACCTAGACATtatttctagaaaaaaaaaattatgcaaagcGAGTTAAAAACAAAGAACTGACTCATATCCTTGTATAAAAagcaaaaccaaatataaagtTCAATTGCAAAGATATAACAAATGTGAACACATTTGTTAGTGAAAAACAGCATTCAACCCCATGACCAACACAACAAACAAAATGTACCCTAAAAAACAGCAATCGATTAAGGTATCccattaacaaaacaaaaagggtttcaaaaatcaaaagggGCATGACATACagatgagacttttttttttttattaagtatgaCATACAGATGAGACTTCTGAATACTATATCAATTATCATCAACTGATTGAAATCTTTGGTGCAAACTTTCTTGGAGAAAGTCACAAGTAAAAGggtatcctttttttttttttatcttcaaagCACTTGTGGAAAATCCATAGAACAGCACAgatacaaatctaaaataaaataaggagtCAGTTAACATCTTGCCAAaagttaaattttgaaaaatgggaCAACAATCATTAGGTGGAACCATAGAAATTGGCtcaacaaaagaacaaaaatgatGTGGATTACATTTTCCTACGAAATTAATATGTGCTAggaacaaaataatttcaaaacaacaaACATATGCTTAATCATCAAAATCTCAATACTTAAGAGAATCTTAATAAAATCCCACGAAACCAATAGTCCAATAACATAAACGGATAAACCCCAACCACACACACAATTAGAGAGAGGAAGGTTACTGACATTTTCGAAGAAGAGGCCCCAGTGGAAGATTTTCTTGATGTTTTGGGCGTCCCAGTGGGCAATACGACCAGAAGACTGATACCCAGATGCTAAAATCAGTATATCTACAAACCCTTTTGTCAGTTTCACCATTTCCTCCAAGCTTATATCAGGGTGCACCCACCCCATCTTTTTCTTTGGCGACCGGGAAATCACTTTCACCGTAAAAGAAAACTCCCTTGGAAAGTAAAGCAAAGTAGTcgagaaagaaaatatattttcaagtaAAAGAGAGAATTCATAATAGAGGAAATTCATTAGTGTCTTTGGTGGCATTCCTGGTTTTCCCgctcaaataaagaaaaaaaaaaaaaaaagagagtttattaatttcaaaaagTCTAGGAGTTTTGATACAtgtttttaaacacatatttttaatttttaatttttatataatattacacgtatttttatatatttttttatttatacatattttaaaaaaaattgaaaattattatttaaatacacGTATCATACCGCCCCTAATCCCACGACAAGCtcatctcaaaaataaataattaaatctcACAGTAAATTTAACAACATTTTTAAGGTGGTGTGTCAATAGTAATATTTTACTAGATAAGTTGTGGagaaaatttgcaaaatttacTGTGATTGTAGCATTGTTGCTTATTTTTATCTCAACCAAAAGTCTCAtgaatatcaattttttttttttttcactaaaattcaatttaatctCTTTATTCTTATATCGATTGTCAAAATTAGCCGACAATtagttttcattatttttgtctctaactTTAACAAAAGAATCGACTTACTCCTTCATTTAAGATTTGATAATAAATACCATTAAACAGGAATAACAAGATGATACAAGAATTAAATCATGGGTGTCCCATCCCATTTTTTGGATGGAAAAAATCCAAGCAAAGTAAGTCAGGGTGAGGCACAATATGGAGGTATTTTGTTATTCCTATTAGGTGGTTTAATGAGATAGAAATAAGGGAGAGGTGGtgataaaaaaagttttaaaaaaaagtgtttagaATATGATAATATAATATTGAAGTGCtaaaaaaagtgtttaaaaaaataattataatttgccAAATTATCTCCTCTTTAGGGCCACAAAATAATGTGCGGAGTGGAGCAAGCCGGAAAATTTTTACCATCTCTAAACACTTTAACAACACAGCTTCTAACATCATTTTCCGACCCAAAGAGAAAAAAGGTATCTGATTTTATTCTCCCAAATCACTTCTTCTCCTTCCTCGACCAAAACAATCTTCCTTCAATAGCCTTACGTGAAGCCACTAATCACTTATATATGGTCCTTGTTTAAGTAGGAGATTACTGAGGCGTTTGAAAAAAGACAATATGAAAGTTTTGATGTAGCAGATATTTTTGTGTATTGGGTGTTAAATTGGCTTTTTAGCATTCTTGATGTCAATGCacttagagagagaaaaacttcGCTTAGAATGAGAAATTGATTACCGCAAATTCAAGTCATTAAATTGATTACCGTAAATTCAGGTCATTAACCCAAGTGagtcacaaataatcattcaataCTCCAGGATAATAGAGAGAGTGTAGCAACTTGTGACTGGCACCATATCACGAGATTGtagcaactttttcaaaaagccctTTTTGGGCTCAAAATGTGTAAACAAACAGGCACTATATCACGTCATGGTACCAagaatatctaataattttccatgaaacaataaaaagttttatcaACAATTCCACCACAATTGATTAACGAAGATGGTTTGGAAATTCATTACAATTTAACTGACAATTACAAACCATttccattaacattttttatgtaatttccCCCTCCTTTGTCCAAGGAGGGAGGAGACTTCGAATCTAGATTCAAACTGAGAGAACATCCATGCAACTCTTCCAAACTTTATGCACTAAAAGGATATAAAATAGGTCTGGATGCATTATGAGACTATAAAACAAATCTGTGCCACAATTGGCCATGTTGATGAGAATATAAATCGGGTCCTGAAGACACTCTGAATGACCTTCCTTAACCACATTCATACAACTGAAGCCATTCGCAGCTTAGTTAGTCAAACCATAAGGCAAAATCGGCTGCTTCTGTCCAGCACAATGGAAAGAATATGGCATTCACAACTTGCTTAACTAAAGGCAAATGATATAATTAAATTAGCACCACCATGAAAAATTTGCATAAATAGAATAGTGCAAAAACACTAACAGCTCTCATTATGAGAAAAGACAAACTATCTCATCACATGTgtcctaaaaacaaggaaatgaTTATATAAGCTAGGCAAAACTCCCAAATACCAAATTAGAATCCTACAACCACCAAGAGCACAGAATTCATTTTTAGACAATAGCATTGGCAGCACTGGCAATTCTTGGCCACAGATCAGCACATTCTTTCCCAATTGGACCGGTGATAGCAGAACCTGCAATAACCACAACCACCAACTCATATTATAATCAATTGCTCCATAAAATGTTAACAAAAACTAGAACTACAAGAAGTGACAAAAAACTGTATGATTCTTATGTTTCTGAAATATTGAATGAATAATTTAATGGTTTGCATACAGCACTTCAGAATACAACATGTTATATAATCACATATCAGAGATGGTAATACCTTTCATTTCTCCCTTGGGGTTCACAATTACACCAGCATTATCTGTAAGAACAGTAAACTAAAACTCAGTAACTGAAGGTTCATGTGTGTAAAAAGTAAACAAATATGGATTTAGAATGTACAAACTGAAGTAAAAAAGAAATGTCCATAGCAAAGGCCTTTCTAACAGTAATTGACAATAGCAATCAACAAAACCTAGCCTAACATAGATCAATATTAGTAGATTAAGAACCCATTATG is part of the Quercus robur chromosome 9, dhQueRobu3.1, whole genome shotgun sequence genome and harbors:
- the LOC126701072 gene encoding uncharacterized protein LOC126701072, with the translated sequence MNFLYYEFSLLLENIFSFSTTLLYFPREFSFTVKVISRSPKKKMGWVHPDISLEEMVKLTKGFVDILILASGYQSSGRIAHWDAQNIKKIFHWGLFFENVFSRLSGSDAYQDSVEELDAALSEMTSDASFPQGLAHLSSTTLAKARGYVLEHLVHTLPLRVAHLREFLTAVIEMELDELLETEHDCLNAYLKKLTLQNSSLISVPDEKDFLKDSVISSREMAPIKKNEKSIGDDLTKYALQEILKRKCAVSCISAVETGLDIILNTIRHNSESDNKLLNEQLKHEKAPTNVEPLLEFITWNHWKSRNLSYFLDKRTVRLVSGASLIFSAPKVQWIQVFQGLNVSAKSSDNGFSETIELLLLGCIASRWNCLIEHFMHVSYYSLAISEQYHELCSLVFGRSQSLNSTDEAMISTMISKESSILDYLTGVLGGQLHQLWKLSPALAAAAIPSWSPFLRLYLSEIETQFKGKFSMTRCCNCSKDTEEHKDCELAERIWCLYIFHVLGPHLKHDASSA